Proteins from a single region of Cydia splendana chromosome 9, ilCydSple1.2, whole genome shotgun sequence:
- the LOC134794000 gene encoding 18S rRNA aminocarboxypropyltransferase produces MAPGKNLKNRSKHSNQHTERDYAERLNELTVVSSEDSDDSSSDGEGTEASFTVAMWDLNHCDPKKCSGRKLLRHKIIKNLKLGQRFPGLVLSPVGTQCVSPNDKDIIEKSGLAVIDCSWAKIDETPFGRMKSPHPRLLPFLVAANPINYGKPYQLSCVEALAAAMYITGHKKEAQFYLSKFSWGHSFLELNNEALDLYAACTDSKSVLEAQAKYLESAQKQEDTRTMWPPSDSDSESEEDS; encoded by the coding sequence ATGGCACCCGGCAAAAACCTCAAAAATCGAAGTAAACACTCCAACCAGCATACCGAAAGGGACTACGCAGAGAGATTAAATGAGCTTACTGTAGTATCATCAGAAGATAGCGATGACAGCAGCTCCGACGGAGAAGGAACAGAAGCATCCTTCACAGTAGCCATGTGGGATTTAAATCACTGTGATCCTAAGAAATGCTCCGGAAGAAAACTACTCCGacacaaaatcataaaaaaccTGAAACTTGGTCAGCGGTTTCCAGGATTAGTGCTATCTCCAGTTGGCACCCAATGCGTCAGTCCTAATGACAAGGACATAATTGAAAAATCAGGACTTGCAGTCATAGACTGTTCATGGGCTAAAATTGATGAAACTCCTTTTGGTAGAATGAAATCACCTCACCCGAGGCTATTGCCATTTTTAGTTGCAGCCAATCCCATAAACTATGGTAAACCTTACCAATTGAGTTGTGTGGAAGCATTGGCAGCCGCTATGTATATAACGGGGCATAAAAAGGAGGCGCAGTTCTACCTTTCAAAGTTTTCATGGGGTCATTCCTTTTTGGAACTTAATAATGAAGCATTAGATCTGTATGCAGCTTGTACAGACAGTAAAAGTGTTCTGGAAGCGCAGGCAAAATATCTTGAATCCGCTCAAAAGCAAGAAGACACAAGAACCATGTGGCCACCCAGTGATAGTGATTCAGAATCAGAGGAGGACAGCTAG